The genomic window AATAATTCTTCAGAGTGGAGAAGATTATTTTTACGATGATGATAAGATCATAGCACTTATAAAAAAAATAAAAAAATTAACCAAATTACCAATTTCTATTTCTATTGGAGAAAGAGATTTTGAATCTTATTTCAAATATAAAAAAGCAGGGGCGATAAGAACACTTTTAAAACACGAAACAGTTAACAGAGAACTTTTTGAAAAAGTAAATCCAGATAAAAAATATGAAAAAAGATTGGGCCTCTTGAAATACGCCAATTCAATTGGGTATGTTACTGGTTCTGGTTTTATTATCGGATTGCCCGGGCAAACCAATTCAGACATTGCAGATGATCTGCTTTTTATAAGAGATGAAAAGGTTATTATGATTGGGATAGGACCACTAATTGCTTCTAAGAACACTCCCTATGAAAATATGGAAAATGGCTCTATAACAAAGACATTGAACGCCTGCTGTGCCGCGAGATTTGTTGTTCCTAATTCGCAAATGCCAGTTACAACCGCTTTGGGAACTCTTGATATAAAAACACACTACGATGCATTAGAATATTTTTGCAATGTTGTTATGGTAAACATAACTCCAGATAAATTTAGAAAGAATTACAACATATACGACAACAAGGCCAAAATAGATTTTTTTGAAACCATAGACGAACTTGAAAAGAGGGAAATAAAGATTTGTCCTATAACTACAAAAGCTTTGGGAAGGTGAAAAAATGTCATTAGGCGGATATAGATTAAACATAATTATAACCGGGAAGAGAAATGTTGGAAAATCTTCTTTAATCAACGCCCTTTTAAAACAAGATATAGCTCTTGTTTCTGATACACCAGGAACCACAACAGATCCTGTTTATAAGACTATGGAATTACAACCAATTGGTCCAGTTACCCTAATCGATACTCCGGGAATAGATGATGTAGGGTATATTGGAGAAAAAAGAGTGAAGAGGGCTGAAAGGGCTTTTATGAAAGGAGATATCGGCCTTTTAGTTATAGATAAGAATTTAGACGACTTTGACTACAAGATTATTAATACTTTTAAGAAACACAAGATTCCTTATTTAATAGTTTTAAATAAAATAGATGTAGCTAATATAGAAATAGATGAAGAAAATTTAGTCAAGGTTTCAGCTAAAAATGGTGAAGGAATAGAAAATTTAAAACAAAAAATAACAGAAATAAAACCAGAAGAAAAAGAAGTTCCTTTGATTCCAGAATTCATTCAAGAAAACGACATAGTAGTTTTGGTTATACCTGTTGATACTGGAGCCCCAAAAGGAAGATTAATAATGCCACAGGTTACAGCTATAAGAGAAATTTTGGATAGAAAGGCCTTCCCAATTCAAACTTCTGTTGAAGGAATACCTGAAGTTTTATCTAATCTAAAAGGAAAACCGAAACTTGTTATAACAGATTCTCAAGCTGTTAAAGAAGTTAATAAAAAAGTTCCAGAAGATATTAATCTGACTACTTTTTCTATTTTAGAAGCAAGACATAAAGGTGATTTAAGTATTTTGTCAAAAGATATTGATATCATTGAAAAACTGGAAAATGGTGATAGAGTTTTGATAATGGAAGGCTGTTCACATAGACCTTTAGCAGAAGATATAGGAAGAGTTAAAATACCAAAATGGTTAAAAAAATACACCAATAAAAAGCTTATATTTGATTTTATTGCAGGTAAAGAATTCCCGGATGAAAAAGATACTCAAGACACCAAGATAATAATTCATTGTGGAGGTTGTACACTGACAAGAACTATGATGATGAGGAGGTTAGAACATATAAAAAGGCTGAATATTCCTATTTTTAATTATGGTGTTTTAATATCTTATCTTCATGGTGTTTTGGATAGGGTTATTTTGGAAGATTTTTAGTTTTCCCTTTTTTGATTGTTAATATGGTATAATTTTATTAATAATATCTTAATAATCAGAAAGGGGTTTTTATTATGTATAGAAAAGTTACCTTTATCGTCTTTTTAGTTCTAAGTATTATAACATTTTCAATTACTTTTGAAGAATATGAAAAACAAACTAATTACGAATATACTGGAAACTTTTTTGACGGGACAAATATTCTGGTAACACATGTCTTAGAAAATAAATTATACGATATTATAGGTTGGGATACTTCTGATTTAGATAATATAAACCAGATTTATGAGGGCGAAAGTTTTTTTGATTACAGCGTGTCTAAAGATGGCCTTAAGTTTACCGGTATTAATAAAAATGGGATGGTAATTGTTTATAATTCTGAAAATGATTTGAACTATATTATTTTAAAAAAAGCAGCCAATGTTTATTTTCACCCCAATGGAGATATGATAATAGTAAAGGTTATCAAAGATGGTAAATCAGAGTTTTATTTTGTAGATTATAAAAACAACGAAGATAGATTAGTTTTGAAATATTCTGAAAATAACAAGCCTTTTTCTTCTAAAGCAAAAATGCACATTTTTAATGATTATTTTATTATATCTGACTATAAGGGGCAAGAAAATGGTAACAAATATGATGATAATTATATAAGATACTTTTCAGATCCACAAAATAATTATCTATATTTTAAATCTCTTTCGGATGAATATATTTTCGACATAGATGAGAAATGGGTTTATCACCATAATAATTTTGTGGATGCAGTCAATACAGTGCTAATAAACCTACAAGATAAAACTTTTACAAAAATAGCTTTGGGAAATATCGGTTCTTTTTTATCTACAAATATTGCTTATATAGACTCAAAAAAAGCTTCAAGAGTCAAAAAATATTTTGCCCTTAAACACCAGTTGGAAGAAGTATATACTGGAGAGTATTTTTTATACAATGATCGATTTGTTTTAGTCAACCCAATAGATATTCCTGATCAGGTTAACGTCCATGGATATGACAGTAAAAACAATAAACACATTTATTTATCTCAAGGTAATATTTTGCAAGTAGATAGCTATGATAATAACCCTTATAAACAGATGGATACTTATTTCAACAACTTAGAACTTTTGAATATTGGTTTTGACAATGTTATTGAAGATATTGTAGAAACAATGAATATAGCCGGAATGGAATTTTTAGCTTATAACGAAGATAGATTTTTCGGAGATAGTTTGAACACATCCTATTACAATAAAACCAATTTGATTTTAGAAGAGGTGAAAACTCTTTTAAATAAATCAGAAACAACTAAATTTGACATGAACTTTGTTTATAAAAAAATAGTGCAATACTCTTTGTTGGCTAACTACACAAAAAATTATGGCGAAGCTGAAAAAGCAGTAGTTTTTTTAAAAAACTTAAAAACTGATTATCCTAATATTGTTAATTGGAATAAATTGTTTAAAAATTTAGTGCTTATTGAAGCTCTAACTATATCAAATAAAACTGGTACAAAAGAAGCTTACTATCATATTTTAGATCAAGACGGTTTCCTATATAATGAAGAAAATGAACTTGATACTTATATGGAAGAATACCCAGAAATTTTTACAAACTTATTGAAAGACAAAAAGAAATTGTCATATTTTTCTGGAATACCAGAAGACAAACTTTCAAGTTTTGAAAATTCTTACAAAGCAGGAGAAGCATTAGAAAATAAAGAGGATATATACAAATTCGATGATTTTTTAAAGAATAATAAGAAAAATATCAACGATCTTATGTGAAAAAGAGGTGATTTAAATCACCTCTTTTTTTGTGAATAATTTTTGCTAACCGTTTAAATTTAAAATTTATTTGTAGACTTCATTAACTATTATCTTCTTCAAAAGTTTCTATGTTTTCTATGAAGTTTAAATAGTCAGGTGATATTAGATCTTTAGCTTTAAGCATATTTTCTATATAGAACTTTGGAGGTTTCAGATTATTATCTATCCATTCTGGTTGAGCTATATAAACAATAGCTTGAACAACTCCCCCATCAGTTTCTACATCGATCCTATATTTGCTATATTGAGTTGGAAATCCCTCTTTTTTATCTATTTCTTTCATTTCACCATCATCTAATTCATAGAGAATTCCCTCTATAACATCTTCACCGTTTCCAGTTTGTTCTATATTGGCAAAAGAATAATTTTCATCTTTTGCTTTTTTGTTGAAAATAATCCTATAACCTCTTATAATTCCTTTCTTCCTTGTAAAAAATTCAACACCTTGTTCCTTGAAAATATCGGGATTCATGTTGTTCCCGTAAGCAAAATAGTACATGTTAATCTCCTCCCAATGAGATATTTTTTTCACTATATATAAATATTATACAATAACATTACAAAAAATTAAAGAAATTATTTAAATTTAAACAAATGAATAGTTTGTAATACTTATAAAATTATATATAATATAATAGAGAAAACATTATAGGGAGGTACAATATGATTCTAAGAAAAGCTCTAATTGATGACAGAGATGATATAAATAAAATCTCAGAAGTTACTTGGGAAGGTCACGATTATCTAAAAAATATATTTGATAAATGGATAAATGAAAAAGATAGTGATTTTTCTGTTTTAGAAAAAGATGGAAAAGTAATAGGTACTATAAAATTAACCTATCTACAAAATAGAGAGTACTGGTTAGAGGGGCTGAGAATCCACCCAGATTATCAGGGAAGAGGTTATGCAAAATATTTGACAAAAGAAT from Geotoga petraea includes these protein-coding regions:
- the hydE gene encoding [FeFe] hydrogenase H-cluster radical SAM maturase HydE, translating into MFESIYNKLNTKGKKLLDYFTENKTLNKEFILYILGLEKDDPQRNLLYKASSIVKENFTANYVSIKGLIEFSNYCSKNCYYCGIRRDNKTLKRYRMTEEDILEAVEKVKKLGLDTIILQSGEDYFYDDDKIIALIKKIKKLTKLPISISIGERDFESYFKYKKAGAIRTLLKHETVNRELFEKVNPDKKYEKRLGLLKYANSIGYVTGSGFIIGLPGQTNSDIADDLLFIRDEKVIMIGIGPLIASKNTPYENMENGSITKTLNACCAARFVVPNSQMPVTTALGTLDIKTHYDALEYFCNVVMVNITPDKFRKNYNIYDNKAKIDFFETIDELEKREIKICPITTKALGR
- the hydF gene encoding [FeFe] hydrogenase H-cluster maturation GTPase HydF encodes the protein MSLGGYRLNIIITGKRNVGKSSLINALLKQDIALVSDTPGTTTDPVYKTMELQPIGPVTLIDTPGIDDVGYIGEKRVKRAERAFMKGDIGLLVIDKNLDDFDYKIINTFKKHKIPYLIVLNKIDVANIEIDEENLVKVSAKNGEGIENLKQKITEIKPEEKEVPLIPEFIQENDIVVLVIPVDTGAPKGRLIMPQVTAIREILDRKAFPIQTSVEGIPEVLSNLKGKPKLVITDSQAVKEVNKKVPEDINLTTFSILEARHKGDLSILSKDIDIIEKLENGDRVLIMEGCSHRPLAEDIGRVKIPKWLKKYTNKKLIFDFIAGKEFPDEKDTQDTKIIIHCGGCTLTRTMMMRRLEHIKRLNIPIFNYGVLISYLHGVLDRVILEDF
- a CDS encoding gamma-glutamylcyclotransferase family protein, coding for MYYFAYGNNMNPDIFKEQGVEFFTRKKGIIRGYRIIFNKKAKDENYSFANIEQTGNGEDVIEGILYELDDGEMKEIDKKEGFPTQYSKYRIDVETDGGVVQAIVYIAQPEWIDNNLKPPKFYIENMLKAKDLISPDYLNFIENIETFEEDNS